CGTTAAATCGGTTGAGCCTAAAGGCGCCGTGATCCAACTGTCCGAAGAAGTTGAAGGTTACCTGCGCGCTTCCGAAATCTCGCGCGACCGCGTTGAAGATGCTGGTACGCACCTGAAAGTCGGCGACACCGTCGAAGCGATGGTGTTGAACATCGACCGCAAAGCCCGTGGTATCCAACTGTCGATCAAAGCGAAAGACAACGTTGAAACCCAGGAAGCCATGCAGAAGATGGCAGCTACCGACAACAACGCAGCTTCGGGCACCACCAGCCTGGGCGCCTTGTTGAAAGCTAAGTTCGATAACAAGAACTAAGACTGCGGATACGGCAGATGACAAAGTCCGAGCTGATCAACCGCCTCGCTGAGCGTTATTCTCAGCTGGTGGCGAAGGATGCGGAGTATGCCGTCAAGACCATTCTCGATGCGATGACCAACGCCCTGGCGACCGGTCAGCGTATCGAGATCCGCGGTTTTGGCAGTTTTGCCCTGAACAGCAGGCCCCCGCGCATCGGCCGCAACCCGAAATCCGGCGACAAGGTGATGGTTCCTGAAAAACGGGTACCCCACTTCAAACCGGGCAAACAGTTGCGCGAGCGGGTGGACGCGATGGTCGGGCAACCGATCATCGAGGATTAATCGTCTGCTGGAAGGCGACATAAAGAGCGGCGTCCTTGGATGCCGCTTTTTTTTGTTAATATGCTGTAGAGCACTGCTCAAACCTACTGCGCGTCGCGCTTTGCGGCCGGCGATGCTCACCGTACTTCAGTACGGTTGCGCTTCTCGGCCACAAATCGCTGCCGCTCGCTACGGTTTGATCAGCACTCTACGTTTGTGCCATGTGGTACGGGCATTTTTTTGTTCACTCTGGACCTATCGATGAAAATCATCTCCACCATCGTTGGCTGTGTTCTTTTCGTCCTGTTCTTCAGTTTTGCGCTGAAGAATGCGCAGGTTGTCGACCTGCATGTTTTCCTCAATTATGAAATTCGCGGCCCCCTGGTCCTGATGCTGCTGGGCTTTTTTGTCGCCGGCGCCAGCCTGGGCGTACTGGCGCTGACGCCGACCGTGTTCCGTCACCGCCGCGAAGCGAACAAGCAAAAGACCACCATTGCCGCGCTGCAGACCGTTGGCGTGGCCAGCAATGTCCAGCCGCAACCGGACAGCGTGAGCGCGCAGTAAGCGGCGCCGTCGCTCCTATCTCTCTTACTCGAATAAAAACAATCGCATGGATTTTGAACTCTGGTGGCTCTTGGGTATCCCGATGTTTTTCGCGCTGGGCTGGATCGCCGCGCGCGTGGACATTCATCAACTGGTGTCGGAATCGCGCAGCCTGCCGCGCAATTACTTCAAGGGCTTGAATTTCCTGCTCAACGAGCAGCATGACAAGGCCATCGACGCCTTCATCGAAGTCGTCAAGCTGGACCCGGAATCGGCCGATATGCACTTTGCGCTGGGCAACCTGTTCCGCCGCCGCGGCGAAACGGAGCGCGCCATCCGCGTGCACCAGAACTTGCTGGCCCGTCCGGACTTGCCGCTGGAACAGCAGGGCCACGCCGCCTACGAGCTGGGCATGGATTACCTGAAGGCGGGCTTGCTGGACCGCGCCGAAGAAACCTTCAACAGCCTGGTCGACACGCAATATGCGGCCCAGGCGCGCCGCGCGCTGCTGGAAATCTACCAGCGCGAAAAGGAATGGCCACGCGCCATCGAAGCGGCCGTGGGCTTGCAGGAATCGGGTGCCGGCGCGCGCCAGAAGGAAATCGCCCAGTTCTATTGCGAACTGGCGCATGACGCTCTCGTGCACATGAAGCCGGACGACGCCATGCCGCTGCTGGAAAAAGCCTTGCAGACGGACCGCAAGAGCGTGCGCGCCACCATCCTGACGGGCGACGTGCTGCTGGCGCGCGGCGACGTGGAAGGCGCGCTGACCACCTGGCGGCGCGTGGAGCAGCAAAGCGTGCCGCACGTGGCCCTGGTCGCGCAGCGCCTGATGGATGGCTACACCAAGCTGGGCCGTGCACAGGAAGGCGTCAACCTGCTGCGTTCCTACCTGGAAGAGGCATCGTCGATCGACCTGATCGAAGTCGTCTTCAAGGCCGTTATCGAGCTCGACGGCGTGGAAGCGGCGAAGCAGCTGGTCAGCGCCGAGCTGCGCCGCACGCCGACCCTGCTGGGCCTCGACAAACTGCTGGAAGCGCGCATGATGGACGCCCCGGCCGCCATCTGGTCCGAGCTGTCGATGGTGAAAAACCTCGTGCACGGCTACACGCAGAAGCTGGCCCGCTACCAGTGCAGCCACTGCGGCTTCAAGGCACGCCAGTTCTATTGGCACTGCCCTGGCTGCAACAAGTGGGAAACGTATCCACCGCGCCGCACAGAAGAACTTAACGTCATGAACTGATTCGTACACGTCACCTTGCCCTGAGCAATGTGGCGTGTACTTCTATGTAAGACCTGCTTTTTATCCATACGGTACATCCATGAAAATCACTATTATCGGCACCGGCTATGTTGGCCTCGTGACCGGCGCCTGCCTGGCTGAGCTGGGCAACGACGTCTTTTGCCTCGACCTGGACGCACAGAAGGTAGCCTTGCTCAACAGCGGTGGCATCCCCATCCATGAACCGGGCCTGGAAGAAGTCGTGGCGCGCAACCGCGCCGCCGGACGCATGACCTTTTCCACCGACGTCGAAGCGGCCGCCGCGCACGGCGCGATGCAATTCATCGCCGTCGGCACGCCGCCCGATGAAGACGGCTCGGCCGACCTGCAATATGTGCTGGCCGCCGCGCGCGGCATCGGCAAGTACATGACGGACTTCAAGGTCATCGTCGACAAGTCGACCGTGCCCGTCGGCACGGCCGAAAAAGTGCGCGCCGCCATCCAGGGCGAACTCGACGCGCGCGGCGTGGCCGCCACGTTCTCGGTGGCATCGAACCCCGAATTCCTCAAGGAAGGCGCGGCCGTCGAAGACTTCATGCGCCCCGATCGCATCGTCATCGGCGTCGACGCCACGCCGGACGGCGAACGCGCGCGCGAATTGCTGAAAAGCCTGTACGCGCCGTTCAACCGCAACCACGAACGCACTTACTGGATGGATGTGCGCTCGGCCGAATTCACGAAATATGCGGCCAACGCCATGCTGGCCACGCGCATCTCGTTCATGAATGAACTGGCGAACCTGGCCGACAAGGTGGGCGTCGATATCGAAGCCGTGCGCCACGGCATCGGTTCCGACCCGCGCATCGGCCACAGCTTCCTGTATGCGGGCTGCGGCTATGGCGGTTCCTGCTTCCCGAAAGACGTGCAGGCGCTCGAGCGCACGGCACGCGGCCACGGCCAGGAATTGCTGATCCTGCGCGCCGTCGAAGCCGTCAACGACCAGCAGAAGCAGGTGCTGGGACGCAAAGTGGTCACTCGCTTCG
This window of the Janthinobacterium agaricidamnosum genome carries:
- a CDS encoding LapA family protein, with the protein product MKIISTIVGCVLFVLFFSFALKNAQVVDLHVFLNYEIRGPLVLMLLGFFVAGASLGVLALTPTVFRHRREANKQKTTIAALQTVGVASNVQPQPDSVSAQ
- the lapB gene encoding lipopolysaccharide assembly protein LapB is translated as MDFELWWLLGIPMFFALGWIAARVDIHQLVSESRSLPRNYFKGLNFLLNEQHDKAIDAFIEVVKLDPESADMHFALGNLFRRRGETERAIRVHQNLLARPDLPLEQQGHAAYELGMDYLKAGLLDRAEETFNSLVDTQYAAQARRALLEIYQREKEWPRAIEAAVGLQESGAGARQKEIAQFYCELAHDALVHMKPDDAMPLLEKALQTDRKSVRATILTGDVLLARGDVEGALTTWRRVEQQSVPHVALVAQRLMDGYTKLGRAQEGVNLLRSYLEEASSIDLIEVVFKAVIELDGVEAAKQLVSAELRRTPTLLGLDKLLEARMMDAPAAIWSELSMVKNLVHGYTQKLARYQCSHCGFKARQFYWHCPGCNKWETYPPRRTEELNVMN
- a CDS encoding integration host factor subunit beta; this encodes MTKSELINRLAERYSQLVAKDAEYAVKTILDAMTNALATGQRIEIRGFGSFALNSRPPRIGRNPKSGDKVMVPEKRVPHFKPGKQLRERVDAMVGQPIIED
- a CDS encoding UDP-glucose dehydrogenase family protein, whose protein sequence is MKITIIGTGYVGLVTGACLAELGNDVFCLDLDAQKVALLNSGGIPIHEPGLEEVVARNRAAGRMTFSTDVEAAAAHGAMQFIAVGTPPDEDGSADLQYVLAAARGIGKYMTDFKVIVDKSTVPVGTAEKVRAAIQGELDARGVAATFSVASNPEFLKEGAAVEDFMRPDRIVIGVDATPDGERARELLKSLYAPFNRNHERTYWMDVRSAEFTKYAANAMLATRISFMNELANLADKVGVDIEAVRHGIGSDPRIGHSFLYAGCGYGGSCFPKDVQALERTARGHGQELLILRAVEAVNDQQKQVLGRKVVTRFGEDLTGRHFAVWGLAFKPNTDDMREASARVLLADLLGRGATVAVYDPVAMAEARRVLQLDLTPAQLAKVRFADSPKDALQDADALVIVTEWKAFRSPDFEQVKARLKQAVIFDGRNLFEPAVMAENGIEYHGIGRSILTRA